A genomic stretch from Hymenobacter psoromatis includes:
- a CDS encoding amidohydrolase, giving the protein MKKTYLLGLLGAGLLAFRPAPTPPAALKAEAIQDLQAHYADYRQLAQRIWGFAEVGYKETQSSALLQKTLRDHGFAVQAGVAGIPTAFVATYGSGQPVIGILAEFDALPGLAQQAVAEKTPIAGQNAGHGCGHNLFGTASVATGLELQKLLKAGKLRGTVKVFGCPAEEGGSGKVYMVREGLFNGVDAVIHWHPSSENATMAGRYIANSSAKFRFHGIAAHAAAAPERGRSALDGVEAMDNMVNMMREHVPQETRIHYVITNGGKAPNVVPDFAEVYYYVRHPNRADVQAIFERVVKAAEGAALGTGTTMDYEIVGGTHDLLINETLAHALQTNLEQVGGVTYTPEEMAFGQQIQQSLGAPAPPVAQAAVVEPYLARDLGGSSDVGDVSYVVPTVGLQAATWIPGTPAHSWQAVACSGKEIGSKGMMVAAKTMTLTAIDLFTTPELLTQAKAELKQKVGSYVYKPLLGDRKPALNYRD; this is encoded by the coding sequence ATGAAAAAAACCTACTTACTCGGGCTGCTCGGCGCTGGGCTGCTGGCGTTTCGGCCGGCCCCTACCCCCCCGGCGGCGCTCAAGGCTGAGGCCATCCAGGATTTGCAGGCACACTACGCCGACTACCGGCAGCTGGCCCAGCGCATCTGGGGCTTTGCCGAGGTGGGCTATAAGGAAACCCAAAGCTCGGCGCTGCTGCAAAAAACGCTGCGCGACCACGGCTTCGCGGTGCAGGCGGGGGTAGCGGGCATCCCGACGGCCTTCGTGGCTACCTACGGCAGCGGCCAGCCGGTCATTGGCATCCTGGCCGAGTTTGATGCGCTGCCCGGCCTGGCCCAGCAGGCGGTGGCCGAAAAGACGCCCATCGCGGGCCAGAACGCGGGCCACGGCTGCGGCCACAACCTCTTTGGCACGGCCAGCGTGGCCACCGGCCTGGAGCTGCAAAAACTGCTGAAGGCCGGCAAGCTGCGCGGCACCGTGAAGGTGTTCGGCTGCCCGGCCGAGGAGGGGGGTAGCGGCAAGGTGTACATGGTGCGCGAGGGCCTGTTCAACGGCGTGGACGCGGTGATTCACTGGCACCCCAGCAGCGAGAACGCGACGATGGCCGGCAGGTACATCGCCAATTCGTCGGCTAAGTTCCGGTTTCACGGCATTGCCGCGCACGCGGCGGCGGCCCCCGAGCGCGGGCGCAGCGCCCTCGACGGCGTGGAGGCGATGGATAACATGGTGAACATGATGCGCGAGCACGTGCCCCAGGAAACCCGCATTCACTACGTTATCACCAACGGCGGCAAGGCACCCAACGTGGTGCCGGACTTCGCGGAGGTGTACTACTACGTGCGCCACCCCAACCGGGCCGATGTGCAGGCCATTTTCGAGCGCGTGGTGAAGGCCGCCGAAGGGGCCGCGCTGGGCACCGGCACCACCATGGACTACGAAATCGTAGGCGGCACCCACGACCTGCTCATCAACGAAACCCTGGCCCACGCGCTGCAAACGAATTTAGAACAGGTAGGCGGCGTGACCTACACGCCCGAAGAAATGGCTTTTGGCCAGCAGATTCAGCAGTCGCTGGGCGCGCCCGCGCCGCCCGTGGCGCAGGCCGCCGTGGTGGAGCCCTACCTGGCGCGCGACCTGGGCGGCAGCAGCGACGTGGGCGATGTGAGCTACGTGGTGCCCACCGTGGGCTTGCAAGCCGCCACCTGGATACCCGGCACGCCCGCCCACAGCTGGCAGGCCGTGGCGTGCAGCGGCAAGGAAATTGGCAGCAAGGGTATGATGGTGGCCGCCAAAACCATGACTCTCACCGCCATCGACCTCTTTACTACCCCCGAGCTGCTGACCCAGGCCAAGGCCGAGCTGAAGCAGAAGGTAGGCAGCTACGTGTACAAACCCCTGCTCGGCGACCGTAAGCCGGCCTTGAACTACCGGGATTGA
- a CDS encoding GCN5 family acetyltransferase has product MQNSQLKLRRTEKADLTSFFQFQLDKEANYLAAFTPKGPLNQEAYVEKFTRFLRDPTITMQTILVGEIIVGSIAKFEMEGDAEITYWLDRSFWNRGIATTALKSFLIMEKTRPVFGRVAFDNVGSQKVLEKCGFVKIGTDKGFANARQAEITEFIYKLT; this is encoded by the coding sequence ATGCAGAACAGCCAACTAAAACTCAGGCGAACCGAAAAAGCCGACCTGACTAGTTTCTTTCAATTCCAGCTGGATAAGGAAGCAAATTATTTAGCTGCCTTCACCCCAAAAGGCCCTCTCAACCAGGAGGCTTACGTCGAAAAATTCACGCGGTTTTTACGAGACCCGACCATAACTATGCAAACTATTCTGGTCGGTGAAATTATCGTGGGGAGCATTGCCAAATTCGAAATGGAAGGAGACGCTGAAATTACCTATTGGCTGGACAGAAGTTTTTGGAACCGGGGAATTGCGACAACTGCCCTCAAAAGCTTTCTGATTATGGAAAAAACTAGGCCGGTTTTTGGGCGCGTTGCCTTTGATAATGTAGGGTCGCAGAAGGTATTGGAAAAGTGTGGCTTTGTAAAAATTGGTACGGACAAGGGCTTTGCCAATGCCCGGCAGGCAGAAATAACGGAGTTTATTTATAAATTGACTTAA
- a CDS encoding FAD-binding protein: MKQELDLALPPEVAYDELARYAAILAAAGLRPGEADFVHIRKRSLDARGHRPLIRLRADVYDRATPAPARELLGPWFEYPDVRQARRRVLIVGAGPAGLFAALRCIELGIKPIVLERGKDVRTRRRDLAALTKEHVVNPDSNYCFGEGGAGTYSDGKLYTRATKRGDVGRILRRLVQHGATPDILVDAHPHIGTNKLPAVVQSLRDAIIEAGGEVRFETRVEDFILDNNHLRGVVTHTGEALEAEATVLATGHSARDIYELLHKRGVGIEAKPFALGVRVEHPQALIDAAQYGRPERGLLPAASYALVEQTKVRDAQRGVFSFCMCPGGFIVPAATAPGEVVVNGMSPSRRDSRFANSGIVAAVELADLDVARYGALAGLHFQQEIEQAACRLAGGTQAAPAQLLGDFLQKKSSSTLLETSYQPGLVSVEMDAVLGPALSERLRQGFRAFGRKIPDFATNAAQIVGVESRTSSPVRIPRDSDTLRHPVVAGLFPCGEGAGYAGGIVSAAMDGERVAEALAVSVGR; encoded by the coding sequence ATGAAACAAGAACTAGACCTGGCCCTACCCCCCGAGGTGGCCTACGACGAGCTGGCCCGCTACGCGGCCATTCTGGCCGCCGCCGGCCTGCGTCCCGGCGAAGCCGACTTCGTGCACATCCGCAAGCGCTCGCTCGATGCGCGGGGCCACCGGCCGCTCATTCGGCTGCGGGCCGACGTGTATGACCGCGCCACGCCTGCCCCGGCCCGCGAGCTGCTGGGGCCGTGGTTTGAGTACCCTGATGTGCGCCAGGCGCGGCGGCGGGTGCTGATTGTGGGCGCGGGGCCGGCGGGGCTGTTTGCGGCGCTGCGCTGCATCGAGCTGGGCATCAAACCGATTGTGCTGGAGCGCGGCAAGGACGTGCGCACCCGCCGCCGCGACCTGGCCGCCCTTACTAAGGAGCACGTGGTGAACCCCGACTCCAACTACTGCTTTGGCGAGGGCGGCGCGGGCACCTACTCCGATGGCAAGCTCTACACCCGCGCCACCAAGCGCGGCGACGTGGGCCGCATCCTGCGGCGGCTGGTGCAGCACGGCGCTACCCCCGATATTCTGGTTGATGCCCACCCCCACATCGGCACCAACAAGCTGCCCGCCGTGGTGCAGAGCCTGCGCGATGCCATTATCGAGGCCGGCGGCGAGGTGCGGTTTGAGACGCGGGTCGAAGATTTTATTCTGGATAACAACCACTTGCGCGGCGTGGTTACGCACACCGGCGAGGCCCTGGAGGCCGAGGCCACCGTGCTGGCCACCGGCCACTCGGCACGTGACATCTACGAGCTGCTCCATAAGAGGGGGGTAGGGATTGAGGCCAAGCCCTTCGCGCTGGGCGTGCGCGTCGAGCACCCGCAGGCGCTCATCGACGCGGCGCAGTATGGCCGGCCCGAGCGCGGCCTGCTGCCCGCCGCCAGCTACGCGCTGGTGGAGCAAACCAAGGTGCGCGACGCCCAGCGCGGCGTGTTTTCGTTTTGCATGTGCCCCGGCGGCTTCATTGTGCCGGCGGCCACCGCGCCCGGCGAGGTGGTGGTAAACGGCATGAGCCCCAGCCGCCGCGACTCGCGCTTCGCCAACTCGGGCATCGTGGCCGCCGTGGAGCTGGCCGACTTGGACGTGGCCCGCTACGGCGCGCTCGCCGGCCTGCATTTTCAGCAGGAAATAGAGCAGGCGGCCTGCCGGCTGGCGGGCGGCACGCAGGCGGCCCCGGCCCAGCTTCTGGGCGATTTTCTCCAAAAGAAATCGTCCTCTACCCTCCTCGAAACCAGCTATCAGCCCGGCCTGGTGAGCGTGGAGATGGACGCCGTGCTCGGCCCCGCCCTCAGCGAGCGGCTGCGGCAGGGCTTCCGCGCCTTCGGCCGCAAAATCCCCGATTTTGCCACCAACGCTGCCCAAATCGTGGGTGTGGAAAGCCGCACCTCTTCCCCGGTGCGCATCCCGCGCGACAGCGATACCCTGCGCCACCCGGTAGTGGCGGGCCTGTTTCCGTGCGGCGAGGGCGCGGGCTACGCGGGCGGCATCGTGAGCGCGGCGATGGACGGCGAGCGCGTGGCGGAAGCGTTGGCCGTGTCCGTGGGGCGCTAA
- the gpmA gene encoding phosphoglyceromutase (2,3-bisphosphoglycerate-dependent; catalyzes the interconversion of 2-phosphoglycerate to 3-phosphoglycerate) — translation MLKLVLLRHGQSVWNLENRFTGWTDVDLTDEGRQQAAHAGQLLRQHGYTFDMGFTSVLKRAIKTLDITLENMDELWIPVQKSWRLNERFYGALQGLNKAETAAKYGEEQVQQWRRSPHAHPPAVQPEDPRFPGHDPRYRHLTYRELPQTENLSETLTRVLPFWTEKIMPALRRQQQVIIAAHGNSLRALVQYIDHLSDEEVTQLDIPTGVPLVYELDENFNRIRHYYLQDDGTTPGPAAK, via the coding sequence ATGTTAAAACTTGTGCTTTTACGCCACGGCCAGAGCGTGTGGAACCTCGAAAATCGCTTCACCGGCTGGACCGACGTGGACCTCACCGACGAGGGCAGGCAGCAGGCGGCCCACGCCGGCCAGCTCCTGCGGCAGCATGGCTACACGTTTGACATGGGCTTTACGTCGGTGCTCAAGCGGGCCATTAAAACGCTGGATATCACCCTTGAAAATATGGATGAGCTGTGGATTCCGGTGCAAAAGTCGTGGCGGTTGAACGAGCGTTTCTACGGGGCCTTGCAGGGCCTCAACAAGGCCGAAACCGCCGCCAAGTACGGTGAGGAGCAGGTGCAGCAGTGGCGCCGTTCGCCCCATGCCCACCCGCCCGCCGTGCAGCCCGAAGACCCGCGCTTTCCGGGCCACGACCCGCGCTACCGGCACCTAACCTACCGCGAGCTGCCCCAGACCGAAAACCTGAGCGAGACGCTGACGCGGGTACTGCCCTTCTGGACCGAGAAAATAATGCCCGCCCTGCGCCGCCAGCAGCAGGTGATAATTGCCGCCCACGGCAACAGCCTGCGCGCCCTGGTGCAGTACATCGACCACTTATCGGACGAGGAGGTGACTCAGCTGGACATCCCGACCGGCGTGCCGCTGGTGTATGAGCTGGACGAAAATTTCAACCGCATCCGGCATTATTATTTGCAGGACGATGGGACCACGCCCGGCCCCGCTGCCAAATAG
- a CDS encoding CoA-binding protein, whose amino-acid sequence MLQQAQHDVLLNSFLMKTLVLGATDNPDRYAYKAVHSLKNHGHEVVPVGIRKGRVAGQAIHTDRPQEADIDTVTLYVGPQNQPNWYEYILSLKPRRIIFNPGTENPELEQKAQAQGIMTEEACTLVMLSVGQYEK is encoded by the coding sequence ATGCTTCAACAAGCTCAGCATGACGTTCTTTTAAACTCATTCCTCATGAAAACCCTCGTTCTAGGAGCCACCGACAACCCCGACCGCTACGCTTACAAAGCCGTGCATTCGCTCAAAAACCACGGCCACGAAGTAGTGCCCGTGGGCATCCGCAAAGGCCGGGTGGCCGGCCAGGCCATCCACACCGACCGGCCCCAGGAAGCGGATATTGACACCGTGACGCTCTACGTAGGCCCGCAAAACCAGCCCAACTGGTACGAGTATATCCTGAGCCTCAAGCCGCGCCGCATCATCTTCAACCCCGGTACCGAAAACCCCGAGCTGGAGCAAAAGGCCCAGGCCCAAGGCATTATGACCGAGGAAGCCTGCACGCTAGTGATGCTGAGCGTGGGGCAGTATGAGAAGTAG